The following proteins come from a genomic window of Citrobacter europaeus:
- a CDS encoding YebV family protein: protein MKTSVRIGAFEIDDAELHGESPGDRTLTIPCKSDPDLCMQLDAWDADTSVPALLNGEHSVLFREHYDRKSDAWIMRLA, encoded by the coding sequence ATGAAAACCAGTGTGCGCATTGGCGCTTTTGAAATCGACGACGCCGAATTACATGGCGAATCGCCAGGGGATCGAACGTTAACCATTCCGTGTAAATCCGATCCGGATTTATGTATGCAACTGGACGCCTGGGATGCCGACACCAGCGTCCCGGCCCTTCTTAACGGAGAACATTCGGTTCTATTTCGCGAGCACTACGATCGTAAGTCAGATGCCTGGATCATGCGCCTTGCCTGA
- a CDS encoding YebW family protein: MFTLVLFVCYLGGGCEDIVVDVYKTEQQCLISMDDQRIRNGGCLPADDYIDSFWRPAQEYSDF, translated from the coding sequence ATGTTCACGCTGGTTCTTTTTGTGTGCTACCTGGGCGGCGGTTGTGAAGATATCGTTGTTGATGTCTACAAAACCGAGCAGCAGTGCCTGATATCGATGGACGATCAGCGTATTCGTAACGGCGGATGTTTACCCGCGGATGACTATATCGACAGCTTCTGGCGTCCGGCCCAGGAGTACAGCGATTTTTGA
- the pphA gene encoding protein-serine/threonine phosphatase, with product MGLPDNAYQRVEATRWRHVWVVGDIHGCFSLLMAKLRHCHFDPWQDLLVSVGDVIDRGPDSLRCLKLLRKSWIVAVRGNHEQMGLDALATGEQSLWYMNGGSWFAQAEQPAAKFALEECQQLPWILELRCSNGIHVIAHADYPDDDYQWQKDIDLQRVLWDRSRLMNKGNGIRGADHFWFGHTPLRQRLDHENLHYIDTGAVFGGELTLVQLQ from the coding sequence ATGGGACTGCCTGACAATGCCTATCAGAGAGTGGAAGCGACGCGCTGGCGTCACGTCTGGGTGGTCGGGGACATCCACGGTTGCTTCTCATTATTGATGGCTAAATTGCGCCACTGTCATTTTGATCCGTGGCAGGACCTGCTGGTTTCAGTGGGAGATGTTATCGATCGCGGGCCTGACAGTTTGCGCTGCCTGAAATTACTGCGTAAAAGCTGGATTGTCGCGGTCAGAGGGAATCATGAACAAATGGGGTTGGATGCGCTGGCAACAGGGGAGCAATCGCTGTGGTATATGAATGGCGGTTCGTGGTTTGCACAGGCGGAGCAGCCAGCGGCAAAATTCGCTCTTGAAGAATGTCAGCAATTACCCTGGATTCTGGAGCTGCGTTGCAGCAATGGCATTCATGTCATTGCCCACGCAGATTACCCTGATGATGATTATCAGTGGCAAAAAGATATCGATTTACAGCGGGTGCTGTGGGATCGCTCAAGGCTAATGAATAAAGGCAACGGCATTCGCGGCGCGGATCACTTTTGGTTTGGTCACACGCCATTGCGCCAACGGTTGGATCACGAGAATCTGCACTATATTGATACCGGAGCGGTATTTGGAGGCGAGTTAACGCTGGTGCAACTGCAATAA